Proteins encoded by one window of Streptomyces clavuligerus:
- a CDS encoding CU044_5270 family protein: MERERDILRRLAAARPAHLDGDAPVDPAVRTCELTAAMNSAPAAHERARTGPVRPRTPQWLRPRWGVGLVSAAAATAVAVTLVPSGDGAGTPGDTPTAREFLLAAAAKVEKEGERKKDGAYWYQKERMGSIDRVPGRNGRPGYAIDSRSDHLSWLARDSHKRWSQTTDTGTRPSTKKDESAWRAAGAPRSWPKLGREWDGKGLVHRDAPGGPGHVVPMGNMKIEEMRKLPTGAKALRARLRQLVEKEYNAPDWVLRDEVVRKAVELAVGMPAGPELRAAAYRVLAEEPGVRALGTIRDQSGREGYGVAIPSPGPLSGDELRLVLDRRTGAALGTLRVATDNEYGRRKGEVTTYTTVLDTAWTNISPPFDRDYIRHQDGRTGPETPPAPAAPEPGNDAKAAEPAG; the protein is encoded by the coding sequence GTGGAACGCGAACGTGACATCCTGCGGCGGCTCGCCGCCGCCCGGCCCGCGCATCTCGACGGGGACGCACCCGTCGACCCCGCCGTCCGGACCTGTGAGCTGACCGCCGCGATGAACTCGGCACCTGCGGCACACGAGCGGGCCCGCACCGGGCCCGTCCGGCCCAGGACCCCGCAGTGGCTGCGGCCCCGCTGGGGCGTGGGCCTGGTCTCCGCCGCTGCCGCCACCGCCGTCGCGGTGACCCTCGTCCCCTCCGGCGACGGCGCGGGAACCCCCGGCGACACCCCCACCGCCCGGGAGTTCCTGCTCGCGGCGGCGGCGAAGGTGGAGAAGGAAGGAGAGAGGAAGAAGGACGGGGCCTACTGGTACCAGAAGGAGCGCATGGGCTCGATCGACCGGGTCCCCGGCCGGAACGGCAGGCCCGGCTACGCGATCGACAGCCGCAGCGACCACCTGTCCTGGCTGGCCCGGGACTCCCACAAGCGGTGGTCCCAGACCACCGACACCGGCACCCGGCCCTCGACGAAGAAGGACGAAAGCGCCTGGCGCGCGGCCGGAGCGCCCAGGAGCTGGCCCAAGCTCGGCCGTGAGTGGGACGGCAAGGGCCTCGTCCACCGGGACGCGCCCGGTGGCCCCGGCCACGTGGTCCCCATGGGCAATATGAAGATCGAGGAGATGCGCAAGCTGCCCACCGGCGCGAAGGCCCTGCGCGCCCGGCTGCGGCAGTTGGTGGAGAAGGAGTACAACGCCCCCGACTGGGTTCTCCGGGACGAGGTCGTGCGCAAGGCCGTCGAGCTGGCCGTCGGCATGCCCGCGGGGCCCGAGCTGCGGGCAGCCGCGTACCGTGTGCTCGCGGAGGAACCCGGGGTCCGGGCCCTCGGCACCATCAGGGACCAGTCCGGCCGAGAGGGATACGGGGTCGCGATCCCCAGCCCCGGCCCCCTGAGCGGCGACGAGCTGAGGCTCGTCCTCGACCGGAGGACCGGGGCCGCGCTCGGCACCCTGCGGGTCGCCACCGACAACGAGTACGGGCGGCGCAAGGGCGAGGTGACCACATACACCACCGTCCTCGACACCGCCTGGACCAACATTTCGCCCCCGTTCGACCGGGACTACATCCGTCACCAGGACGGGAGGACCGGCCCGGAGACCCCTCCCGCGCCGGCCGCGCCGGAGCCGGGGAACGACGCGAAGGCGGCGGAACCGGCGGGATGA
- the pqqE gene encoding pyrroloquinoline quinone biosynthesis protein PqqE: MNGTPEGTVDGTPEGTVDGTPEGTVDGTADGTAEGTVDEATHRTADEATHRTADEAAYGIAHRAEEAAPPVDPAPPWALLAELSHGCPLRCAYCSNPVELIGRSDELTAEHWSDIFRQAADLGVVQTHLSGGEPLLRRDLPAVVAAADAAAVHTQLVTSGVGLNERRLAALTAAGLRSVQLSVQHADPAASEHIAGARSFAAKERAAHLVTAAGLPLGLNVVLHRANLDALDAIVELGLAWGASRIELANTQFYGWALRNRDALLPSRAQIAAARARLEHWRPLLAGRLELVWVVPDYVDGVAKPCMGGWGALSLTVAPDGRVYPCPAAAALPGLDAPNVRDHSLEWIWRESPAFTLYRGESWMREPCRSCELRGRDFGGCRCQAYALTGDAARTDPVCSRSPDHALVRALVDRAAEREAVSAAPQYAYREGP; the protein is encoded by the coding sequence ATGAACGGGACCCCGGAGGGAACGGTGGACGGGACCCCGGAGGGAACGGTGGACGGGACCCCGGAGGGAACGGTGGACGGAACCGCGGACGGAACGGCGGAAGGAACGGTGGACGAAGCCACGCACCGCACCGCGGACGAAGCCACGCACCGCACCGCGGACGAGGCCGCGTACGGCATCGCGCACCGCGCGGAGGAGGCCGCCCCGCCGGTCGACCCCGCCCCGCCCTGGGCGCTGCTCGCCGAGCTGAGCCATGGCTGCCCGCTGCGGTGCGCCTATTGCTCGAACCCCGTCGAACTGATTGGTCGGTCAGATGAACTGACCGCCGAACACTGGTCCGACATCTTTCGGCAAGCCGCCGACCTGGGCGTTGTCCAGACCCATCTCTCCGGTGGCGAGCCCCTGCTCCGCCGTGACCTGCCCGCGGTCGTCGCCGCCGCCGACGCCGCCGCTGTCCACACCCAACTGGTCACCAGCGGCGTCGGCCTGAACGAACGCCGTCTCGCCGCCCTCACCGCCGCCGGGCTGCGCAGCGTCCAGCTCTCCGTCCAGCACGCCGACCCCGCCGCCTCCGAACACATCGCCGGGGCCCGCTCCTTCGCCGCGAAGGAACGCGCCGCCCACCTGGTCACCGCCGCCGGGCTGCCGCTCGGGCTCAACGTGGTCCTGCACCGCGCCAACCTCGACGCCCTCGACGCGATCGTGGAACTCGGCCTCGCCTGGGGCGCGTCCCGGATCGAGCTGGCGAACACCCAGTTCTACGGCTGGGCGCTGCGCAACCGGGACGCGCTGCTCCCCTCGCGCGCGCAGATCGCCGCCGCCCGGGCCCGGCTGGAGCACTGGCGGCCCCTGCTCGCCGGGCGCCTCGAACTGGTCTGGGTGGTACCGGACTACGTCGACGGTGTCGCCAAACCCTGCATGGGCGGCTGGGGCGCCCTCTCGCTCACCGTCGCGCCCGACGGCCGCGTCTACCCCTGCCCGGCCGCCGCCGCGCTGCCCGGCCTGGACGCGCCGAACGTCCGGGACCACTCCCTGGAGTGGATCTGGCGGGAGTCACCCGCCTTCACGCTCTACCGCGGCGAATCCTGGATGCGGGAGCCCTGCCGGAGCTGCGAGCTGCGCGGCCGTGACTTCGGCGGCTGCCGCTGCCAGGCGTACGCCCTGACCGGCGACGCCGCCCGCACCGACCCGGTGTGCTCGCGCTCACCGGACCACGCCCTGGTCCGCGCGCTCGTGGACCGGGCGGCGGAACGGGAGGCCGTGTCCGCCGCACCGCAGTACGCCTATCGGGAGGGACCATGA
- a CDS encoding glycoside hydrolase family 88 protein, whose protein sequence is MKRWTTALLATALAGTALTAPARAEPAPARTGAVARSAGDTAAGPGRTERAPVRYEAEDAAISRGVVQSDHPGFTGRGFVDYENAPGGHVEFTVGRETAGTVPLVLRYANGTGSDRPLDLAVNGRTVTAGMPFGPTGSWTDWRTATVSVPLGRGTSTVRLTARGTGGGPNLDSLTTGGGPGATDWSVALVESTTARYTPTSIGGWSYPVGLYLYGQYLVYQRTREPRYLAYIKSYADRFVDPSGNIAQSFDTLDSMQAGRLLTVLHRETGQARYQKAAKKIRDRLATYPRTTEGGFWHATAAARHHQLWADGVYMVNPFLVEYGKEFGDLAYAADEATRQLAVYGTRLQTGNGLLRHAFDEARAQAWADPATGLAPEYWCRAVGWYSMAVVDVLDAVPANHPRRDVLLTVLRRLAAGIERYQDPATGRWFQVVDQGARSDNWTETSCSSMFTFALSRAVRQGYVDARYDAVARRGYQGVLAKISFGPDGRTNLSDISVGTNVGGYRYYVQRERRTDDFHGLGAFLIMNEQLTAR, encoded by the coding sequence ATGAAGCGCTGGACCACCGCTCTGCTCGCCACCGCCCTCGCGGGCACCGCGCTGACCGCGCCCGCACGCGCCGAACCGGCCCCCGCGCGCACCGGGGCCGTGGCCCGTTCCGCCGGTGACACGGCGGCGGGCCCCGGGCGGACGGAGCGGGCCCCCGTACGGTACGAGGCCGAGGACGCCGCCATCAGCCGGGGGGTCGTCCAGAGCGACCACCCCGGGTTCACCGGCCGGGGCTTCGTCGACTACGAGAACGCCCCCGGCGGCCATGTCGAGTTCACCGTGGGGCGGGAGACCGCAGGAACGGTTCCTCTCGTCCTGCGCTACGCCAACGGCACCGGGTCCGACCGGCCGCTCGACCTCGCGGTCAACGGCCGCACCGTCACCGCCGGGATGCCCTTCGGCCCCACCGGCTCCTGGACCGACTGGCGGACGGCCACCGTCTCCGTACCCCTGGGCCGCGGCACCAGCACCGTACGGCTCACCGCTCGGGGCACGGGCGGCGGCCCCAACCTGGACTCCCTCACCACCGGCGGCGGCCCCGGCGCCACCGACTGGTCCGTCGCGCTCGTCGAGTCCACGACGGCCCGCTACACCCCCACGTCGATCGGTGGCTGGTCCTACCCGGTCGGGCTCTACCTCTACGGCCAGTACCTCGTCTACCAGCGCACCCGCGAGCCCCGCTATCTCGCGTACATCAAAAGTTATGCCGACCGGTTCGTGGACCCCTCCGGGAACATCGCGCAGAGCTTCGACACCCTCGACAGCATGCAGGCGGGACGGCTGCTGACGGTCCTCCACCGGGAGACCGGGCAGGCGCGCTACCAGAAGGCGGCGAAGAAGATCCGGGACCGGCTCGCCACCTACCCCCGCACCACCGAGGGCGGCTTCTGGCACGCCACCGCCGCCGCCCGCCACCACCAGCTCTGGGCAGACGGCGTCTACATGGTCAACCCCTTCCTCGTCGAGTACGGGAAGGAGTTCGGCGACCTCGCGTACGCCGCCGACGAGGCCACCCGGCAGCTCGCCGTCTACGGCACCCGGCTCCAGACCGGCAACGGACTGCTGCGGCACGCCTTTGACGAGGCCAGGGCGCAGGCGTGGGCCGACCCCGCCACCGGGCTCGCCCCCGAGTACTGGTGCCGCGCCGTCGGCTGGTACTCCATGGCGGTCGTCGACGTGCTCGACGCGGTGCCCGCGAACCACCCCCGCCGGGATGTGCTGCTGACCGTGCTGCGGCGGCTCGCCGCGGGCATCGAGCGCTATCAGGACCCGGCGACCGGACGCTGGTTCCAGGTCGTCGACCAGGGCGCCCGGAGCGACAACTGGACCGAGACCTCCTGCTCCAGCATGTTCACCTTCGCGCTCTCCCGGGCCGTGCGGCAGGGCTATGTCGACGCCCGCTACGACGCCGTTGCCCGGCGCGGGTACCAGGGCGTGCTGGCGAAGATCTCCTTCGGCCCGGACGGCCGGACGAACCTCTCCGACATCTCCGTCGGCACCAATGTCGGCGGCTACCGCTACTACGTCCAGCGCGAACGCCGGACCGACGACTTCCACGGCCTCGGCGCGTTCCTGATCATGAACGAACAACTCACAGCGAGGTGA
- the pqqD gene encoding pyrroloquinoline quinone biosynthesis peptide chaperone PqqD, with protein sequence MTGRPAARPAHPAPGPDPSGEPWRPALARSVVLRHDRVRGTDLLLLPERAVVLKGAAGPILRLCDGTRDLAALVAELGARHPGAPVADEVPRFLARVREEGWIV encoded by the coding sequence GTGACCGGCCGCCCGGCGGCACGGCCCGCCCATCCGGCGCCCGGGCCCGACCCGTCCGGCGAGCCCTGGCGGCCCGCTCTCGCCCGGTCCGTCGTCCTCCGCCACGACCGGGTCCGCGGCACGGATCTGCTGCTGCTGCCCGAACGCGCCGTCGTCCTCAAAGGGGCGGCCGGGCCGATCCTGCGGCTCTGCGACGGCACCCGCGACCTGGCCGCCCTCGTCGCCGAACTGGGCGCGCGCCACCCGGGCGCCCCCGTGGCCGACGAGGTCCCGCGCTTTCTGGCCCGGGTGCGCGAGGAGGGCTGGATCGTATGA
- a CDS encoding RNA polymerase sigma factor codes for MYDACRGRVWAYVVSRAGRQVADEVVSETFAIAWRRRADLPATPLPWLLGVARNVLRDTVRAQARRESLAAEFHDWTERSAPGGTGDIADDVADRSALLTALTTLADEDREVLVLTAWHGLRPAEAARVVGCSAATLRVRLHRARKRLLRAVDDDAATATAPAASGRPTRAQRVREEV; via the coding sequence ATGTACGACGCCTGCCGTGGGCGTGTGTGGGCCTACGTGGTCAGCAGAGCGGGCCGGCAGGTCGCCGACGAGGTGGTGAGCGAGACCTTCGCCATCGCCTGGCGGCGCAGGGCGGACCTGCCGGCCACCCCCCTGCCCTGGCTGCTCGGTGTGGCCCGCAACGTACTGCGGGACACCGTGCGCGCACAGGCGCGGCGGGAGTCCCTGGCGGCCGAGTTCCACGACTGGACCGAACGGTCCGCACCCGGCGGCACCGGGGACATCGCCGACGACGTGGCCGACCGCAGCGCCCTGCTGACGGCGCTGACCACGCTCGCCGACGAGGACCGGGAAGTGCTCGTCCTCACCGCCTGGCACGGGCTGCGGCCCGCCGAGGCGGCCCGGGTCGTGGGCTGCTCGGCGGCCACGTTGCGGGTACGGCTGCACCGGGCCCGCAAACGGCTGCTCCGGGCCGTCGACGACGACGCCGCCACCGCCACCGCCCCCGCCGCCTCCGGCCGACCGACGCGCGCCCAGCGCGTACGAGAGGAAGTGTGA
- a CDS encoding AMP-dependent synthetase/ligase produces MREFTVRPLQTRPPIGGVADAVFERAELDPGRAVMGRKDTAGRWRDVTAAVFRDEVLGLAKGLLAAGVRFGDRVALMSRTRYEWTLFDFAIWTVGAQSVPVYPTASAEQVLWMLYDAEVYACLVEHEDHAMTVGSVVDRLPLLKRLWQLDAGAVAELTESGRDIDDEVVHRHRRAVTPESTATVIYTSGTTGRPRGCVISHANLIFETDTLVARWQSLFRSRPAEEPATLLFLPLAHVFGRVVEVAAVRGGVKFGHQPVLRSAVLMPDLAAFRPTFFLGVPYVFEGVFHASRRWAEREGRGESFEKAVDVAVRYAEAREQQAFGLGPGPSAALRARHRLFERSVYGRLRQTMGGRVRHAMSGGSGLGRRLGLFFAGAGMTVFEGYGLTESTAAATANPPDRPRFGTVGRPLPGTSVHVAADGEVWLRGGHIFSGYLGDREATDEVLRDGWLATGDLGVLDEDGYLTITGRKKEVLVTSGGRSVSPLPLEEAVRTHPLVAQCLVVGDDRPYVAALVTLDPEAVDHWLTIQGRSPLPPVRLVRDPELEAEIRRAVVSANTRVSQPESIRTFRILARPFTEEQGLLTPSLKLRRKEIEEVYAREVAALYP; encoded by the coding sequence TTGCGCGAGTTCACAGTCCGTCCCCTACAGACACGGCCCCCGATCGGCGGAGTGGCCGACGCGGTCTTCGAGCGCGCCGAACTCGACCCCGGCCGGGCCGTCATGGGGCGCAAGGACACGGCGGGCCGCTGGCGCGACGTGACCGCGGCGGTCTTCCGGGACGAGGTGCTGGGCCTCGCCAAGGGGCTGCTGGCGGCCGGGGTGCGCTTCGGCGACCGGGTGGCGCTGATGAGCCGCACCCGCTACGAGTGGACCCTCTTCGACTTCGCGATCTGGACGGTGGGCGCCCAGTCGGTCCCGGTGTACCCCACCGCGTCGGCCGAGCAGGTGCTGTGGATGCTGTACGACGCGGAGGTCTACGCCTGTCTGGTGGAGCACGAGGACCACGCCATGACGGTGGGCTCGGTGGTCGACCGGCTGCCCCTGCTGAAGCGGCTGTGGCAGCTCGACGCGGGCGCGGTGGCGGAACTGACGGAGTCCGGCCGGGACATCGACGACGAGGTGGTGCACCGGCACCGCAGGGCGGTGACCCCGGAGTCGACCGCGACGGTGATCTACACCTCGGGGACCACCGGCCGCCCCCGGGGGTGTGTGATCAGCCACGCCAATCTGATCTTCGAGACCGACACCCTGGTGGCGCGGTGGCAGTCGCTGTTCCGCTCCCGGCCCGCGGAGGAGCCCGCGACGCTGCTCTTCCTTCCGCTGGCCCATGTCTTCGGCCGGGTGGTGGAGGTGGCAGCGGTCCGCGGCGGGGTGAAATTCGGCCATCAGCCGGTACTGCGCAGCGCCGTGCTGATGCCGGATCTGGCGGCGTTCCGGCCGACGTTCTTCCTGGGGGTCCCGTATGTCTTCGAGGGGGTCTTCCACGCGTCCCGGCGGTGGGCCGAACGGGAGGGCAGGGGCGAGTCGTTCGAGAAGGCCGTGGATGTGGCGGTGCGCTACGCGGAGGCCCGCGAGCAGCAGGCGTTCGGCCTCGGTCCCGGCCCTTCGGCGGCGCTGCGGGCCCGGCACCGGCTCTTCGAACGGTCCGTCTACGGCAGGCTGCGGCAGACGATGGGCGGCCGGGTGCGGCACGCGATGTCGGGCGGCTCGGGCCTGGGGCGGCGGCTGGGGCTGTTCTTCGCGGGCGCGGGGATGACGGTCTTCGAGGGGTACGGGCTCACCGAGTCCACGGCGGCGGCGACGGCGAACCCGCCGGACCGCCCCCGGTTCGGCACGGTGGGCCGTCCCCTTCCGGGCACCTCCGTGCATGTGGCCGCCGACGGCGAGGTGTGGCTGCGGGGCGGGCACATCTTCTCCGGGTATCTGGGCGACCGGGAGGCGACGGACGAGGTGTTACGCGACGGCTGGCTGGCGACCGGCGATCTGGGGGTGCTGGACGAGGACGGCTATCTGACGATCACCGGGCGCAAGAAGGAGGTCCTGGTGACCTCCGGCGGCAGGAGTGTCTCGCCGCTCCCGCTGGAGGAGGCGGTGCGCACCCATCCGCTGGTGGCTCAGTGCCTGGTGGTGGGGGACGACCGGCCGTATGTGGCGGCGCTGGTCACACTGGACCCGGAGGCCGTGGACCACTGGCTGACGATCCAGGGCCGGTCGCCGCTGCCCCCGGTGCGGCTGGTGCGGGACCCGGAGCTGGAGGCGGAGATCCGGCGGGCGGTCGTCTCGGCGAACACACGGGTGTCGCAGCCGGAGTCGATCCGTACGTTCCGTATCCTGGCGCGCCCGTTCACGGAGGAGCAGGGGCTGCTCACTCCGTCGCTGAAGCTGCGGCGGAAGGAGATCGAGGAGGTGTACGCGCGGGAGGTGGCGGCGCTGTACCCGTGA
- a CDS encoding glycosyl hydrolase family 28 protein, which produces MKSLRTAAATAVLGVAMAVGALQPPATAAPPDAAVTPATVATMVPTVSPASPASSASSVPSASSAAPPGDGRTVTPLAPLRGGDQVTVPPPRAAEFDVRAYGAVGNGSTNDTPAINRAITAANSAGGGTVRFTSGTYESKNTIRMRSRVTLQLDAGATISGNAADTYDPPEPNPWDDYQDYGHSHFHNAMIHGDNLTDIGFTGSGVIDGDGALITGDPRSGEADKIISLTRCTNLTLSGITLREGGHFAALINDCDNVVSERLVIDTAMDRDGWNVINTTDVRITGAHFEANDDALAFKSDYALGAKLTNGHVTVSDSYLSAGCCNALMFGSETCGDFTDYRFERITIKGSDKSGLGMVSMDGSKISDVHYRDITMTGVRSPIMQKVGTRKRCGNNPGTGSISDITYTNIRANGKNAAYAPTLWGESGGGRIRNVTFDNVDITVPGGSGTMATTPPGNQPTDYNPNSIGTRPAYGWYIRNADGLRFTDSEVRFAADDGRPAVIAHGSSDVRFDRFTAQRGSNSPSDLLFQSVTGYCVTGGANTSGGALRIGRTGSSENCGPTGPGPRRYEAENAGYTPGSTVDTNHTGYSGSGFVNTPNAVGAHVEWTVTATAAGPATLTIGYANGTTTDRPLDITVNGTTVATGVPFAGTGAWTAWRTVVVPAALRAGANTVRATATTANGAANLDYLDGPATTAHGAPDPDRPEQG; this is translated from the coding sequence ATGAAGAGCCTTCGCACGGCCGCCGCGACCGCGGTGCTCGGAGTGGCGATGGCGGTGGGCGCCCTCCAGCCCCCGGCCACCGCGGCCCCGCCGGATGCTGCGGTCACCCCCGCCACCGTCGCCACCATGGTCCCCACTGTGTCTCCCGCGTCCCCTGCCTCCTCCGCTTCTTCCGTTCCTTCCGCTTCTTCCGCCGCTCCGCCGGGGGACGGGCGGACCGTCACCCCCCTGGCCCCCCTGCGCGGCGGCGACCAGGTCACCGTGCCCCCGCCCCGCGCGGCCGAGTTCGACGTCCGTGCCTACGGCGCCGTCGGCAACGGCTCCACCAACGACACCCCCGCCATCAACCGGGCCATCACCGCCGCCAACAGCGCGGGCGGCGGCACCGTCCGCTTCACCTCCGGCACCTACGAGTCCAAGAACACCATCCGGATGAGGAGCCGGGTCACGCTCCAGCTGGACGCGGGCGCCACCATCAGCGGCAACGCCGCCGACACCTACGACCCGCCCGAGCCCAACCCCTGGGACGACTACCAGGACTACGGCCACAGCCACTTCCACAACGCCATGATCCACGGCGACAACCTCACCGACATCGGCTTCACCGGCTCCGGTGTCATCGACGGCGACGGCGCCCTCATCACCGGCGACCCCAGGTCCGGCGAGGCCGACAAGATCATCTCCTTGACGCGCTGCACCAACCTCACTCTGAGCGGTATCACTCTGCGCGAGGGCGGCCACTTCGCGGCCCTCATCAACGACTGCGACAACGTCGTCTCCGAACGGCTCGTCATCGACACCGCCATGGACCGCGACGGCTGGAACGTCATCAACACCACCGACGTGCGCATCACCGGCGCCCACTTCGAGGCCAACGACGACGCCCTCGCCTTCAAGAGCGACTACGCCCTCGGCGCCAAACTCACCAACGGCCATGTCACCGTCAGCGACTCCTACCTCTCCGCGGGCTGCTGCAACGCCCTGATGTTCGGCTCCGAGACCTGCGGCGACTTCACCGACTACCGCTTCGAGCGGATCACGATCAAGGGCTCCGACAAATCCGGCCTCGGCATGGTCTCCATGGACGGCTCCAAGATCTCCGATGTCCACTACCGGGACATCACCATGACCGGGGTCCGCTCACCGATCATGCAGAAGGTCGGCACCCGCAAACGCTGCGGCAACAACCCCGGCACCGGCTCCATCAGCGACATCACCTACACCAACATCAGGGCCAACGGGAAGAACGCCGCGTACGCGCCGACCCTGTGGGGCGAGTCCGGCGGCGGCCGGATCAGGAACGTCACCTTCGACAACGTGGACATCACCGTCCCCGGCGGCAGCGGCACCATGGCGACCACCCCGCCCGGCAACCAGCCCACCGACTACAACCCCAACTCGATCGGCACCCGCCCCGCCTACGGCTGGTACATCCGGAACGCCGACGGACTCCGCTTCACCGACAGCGAGGTCCGCTTCGCGGCCGACGACGGCCGCCCCGCCGTCATCGCCCACGGCAGCAGCGATGTCCGCTTCGACCGGTTCACCGCCCAGCGCGGCAGCAACAGCCCCTCCGACCTGCTCTTCCAGTCGGTCACCGGCTACTGCGTCACCGGCGGCGCCAACACCTCCGGCGGCGCCCTGCGGATCGGCCGCACCGGCTCCAGCGAGAACTGCGGGCCCACCGGCCCCGGCCCCCGCCGCTACGAGGCCGAGAACGCCGGGTACACCCCCGGTTCCACCGTCGACACCAACCACACCGGCTACAGCGGCAGCGGCTTCGTCAACACCCCCAACGCCGTCGGCGCCCATGTCGAATGGACCGTGACCGCCACCGCGGCCGGCCCCGCGACCCTCACCATCGGCTACGCCAACGGCACCACCACCGACCGGCCCCTGGACATCACGGTCAACGGGACCACCGTCGCCACCGGGGTCCCCTTCGCCGGGACCGGGGCCTGGACCGCCTGGCGCACCGTCGTTGTCCCCGCCGCCCTCCGGGCGGGCGCCAACACCGTCCGCGCCACCGCCACCACCGCGAACGGGGCCGCCAACCTCGACTACCTGGACGGCCCCGCCACCACCGCGCACGGCGCACCCGACCCCGACCGTCCCGAACAGGGTTAG
- a CDS encoding PQQ-dependent sugar dehydrogenase, whose protein sequence is MQHRTPFPKTVLGALALTGAAALIGGLVPAAGAAGAPSAGPVGTLGDPTGVTTVSSGWSIPWGTAWLPDGSAALVTERNSFKVFAVTPSGTKREVGSVPESQTTDGEGGLMGVAVDPQWSANRAVYFLHTSSDGNRVARMTYNGSSLSGYRTLLGGIKKAKYHNGGALAFGPDGHLYAATGDAQTPALAQDRASLNGKILRLTRDGKAAPGNPFGNEVFSLGHRNPQGLAFDSRGRLWSAELGASSRDELNLVASGRNYGWPTCEGTCGVAGMTDPRRTWAVAEASPSGIAVVDNAVYMASLRGKRLWQIPIDPNSENTGTPKAYYTNTYGRLRGVTKVPGQNQFWLATTNADGNGGQPAGSDRILRVTVG, encoded by the coding sequence ATGCAGCACCGCACCCCCTTCCCGAAGACCGTCCTCGGCGCCCTCGCGCTGACCGGCGCGGCGGCCCTCATCGGCGGGCTCGTCCCCGCCGCGGGCGCCGCCGGGGCCCCCTCCGCCGGCCCCGTCGGCACCCTGGGCGACCCCACCGGGGTCACCACCGTCTCCAGCGGCTGGAGCATCCCCTGGGGCACCGCCTGGCTGCCCGACGGATCGGCGGCCCTGGTGACCGAGCGGAACTCGTTCAAGGTCTTCGCCGTGACCCCGTCCGGGACCAAACGGGAAGTGGGCTCCGTCCCCGAGTCCCAGACCACCGACGGCGAGGGCGGACTGATGGGCGTCGCCGTCGACCCCCAGTGGTCCGCCAACCGCGCCGTCTACTTCCTCCACACCTCGTCCGACGGCAACCGCGTCGCCCGGATGACCTACAACGGCAGCTCACTGAGCGGCTACCGCACCCTCCTCGGCGGCATCAAGAAGGCCAAGTACCACAACGGCGGCGCCCTCGCCTTCGGCCCCGACGGCCATCTCTACGCCGCCACCGGCGACGCGCAGACCCCCGCCCTCGCCCAGGACCGCGCCTCCCTCAACGGCAAGATCCTCCGCCTCACCCGGGACGGGAAGGCCGCGCCCGGCAACCCCTTCGGCAACGAGGTCTTCAGCCTGGGCCACCGCAACCCCCAGGGCCTCGCCTTCGACTCCCGGGGCCGCCTCTGGTCCGCCGAACTCGGCGCGTCCAGCAGGGACGAACTCAACCTCGTCGCCTCCGGCAGGAACTACGGCTGGCCCACCTGCGAAGGCACCTGCGGTGTCGCCGGAATGACCGACCCCAGGCGCACCTGGGCCGTCGCCGAGGCATCGCCCAGCGGCATCGCCGTCGTCGACAACGCCGTCTACATGGCCTCGCTGCGCGGCAAACGCCTCTGGCAGATCCCCATCGACCCGAACTCCGAGAACACCGGAACCCCCAAGGCGTACTACACCAACACCTACGGACGGCTGCGCGGCGTCACCAAGGTGCCCGGACAGAACCAGTTCTGGCTCGCCACCACCAACGCCGACGGCAACGGCGGACAGCCCGCCGGCTCCGACCGCATCCTGCGGGTGACCGTCGGCTGA